In Prosthecobacter sp. SYSU 5D2, one genomic interval encodes:
- a CDS encoding Ldh family oxidoreductase, with protein MSTTYHVLPTAAHNDLVRAAYVHRGYTAAEAEDAARFCEMASAHGIRTHNAIKALHLDHLFGSATGGCKPGAEVKVIEKKFAASEVWDAQLKLGQSVAFSAMERCMEMADKYGIGQVSVDNAFHYLWGGGYVMDAAKKGYIAYTNCTSTLGEVVPFGGKFPVLGTNPHSWGLPTQDACGFPIVIDWATSTVAMGRVQQLKREGKPLPPGAAVDAAGNPTTDANAAQWLLPFGAHKGYGLSLLIEVMGAMIGGSLPTLRGGGAHPTIKGQPTPEGEKRTGSFYFQVIHPDAISSGLFAQGRDFNSNMKAVIDDILGHGNEGCMLPGQPEAQNAAHTAKAGGLLFTTAEVDALNEIADEVGAARFDAASLPTYDTP; from the coding sequence ATGTCCACCACCTACCACGTCCTTCCCACTGCCGCCCACAATGATCTCGTCCGCGCTGCCTATGTGCACCGGGGTTACACCGCTGCGGAGGCTGAAGACGCCGCACGGTTTTGTGAAATGGCCTCGGCCCACGGCATCCGCACGCACAATGCCATCAAGGCGCTGCATCTGGACCACCTCTTCGGCAGCGCCACGGGCGGTTGCAAGCCAGGGGCGGAAGTGAAGGTCATCGAGAAAAAATTTGCCGCCAGCGAGGTGTGGGACGCACAATTGAAGCTGGGCCAGAGCGTGGCCTTCAGTGCCATGGAGCGCTGCATGGAGATGGCAGACAAATACGGCATCGGCCAGGTCAGCGTGGACAATGCCTTCCATTACCTCTGGGGCGGCGGTTACGTCATGGACGCCGCCAAAAAAGGTTACATCGCCTACACCAACTGCACCTCCACGCTGGGTGAAGTGGTGCCCTTCGGTGGCAAATTCCCTGTGCTGGGCACCAACCCGCATTCCTGGGGCCTGCCTACACAGGACGCCTGCGGTTTCCCCATTGTGATTGACTGGGCCACCAGCACTGTGGCCATGGGCCGGGTGCAGCAGCTCAAGCGTGAAGGCAAGCCCCTGCCTCCCGGTGCCGCCGTGGATGCAGCAGGCAACCCGACGACGGACGCCAATGCCGCCCAGTGGCTGCTGCCCTTTGGCGCGCACAAAGGCTACGGCCTCTCTCTCCTCATCGAAGTCATGGGTGCGATGATCGGCGGTTCCCTGCCGACCCTGCGTGGTGGCGGTGCCCACCCAACGATCAAAGGCCAGCCGACACCGGAAGGCGAAAAACGCACCGGCAGCTTCTATTTCCAGGTCATCCACCCGGACGCCATCAGCAGCGGCCTCTTCGCCCAGGGGCGCGACTTCAACAGCAACATGAAGGCCGTCATTGATGACATCCTGGGCCACGGCAACGAGGGCTGCATGCTTCCCGGCCAGCCGGAAGCGCAGAACGCCGCCCACACCGCCAAGGCCGGCGGCCTGCTGTTCACCACCGCAGAAGTGGATGCGCTGAATGAGATCGCCGATGAAGTGGGTGCCGCACGTTTTGACGCCGCTTCCCTGCCGACTTACGACACGCCGTGA